In a genomic window of Quercus lobata isolate SW786 chromosome 4, ValleyOak3.0 Primary Assembly, whole genome shotgun sequence:
- the LOC115986714 gene encoding NADP-dependent glyceraldehyde-3-phosphate dehydrogenase-like — protein MAGTGLFAEILDGEHVYKYYADGEWKKSTSGKTVAIINPTTRKTQYKVQACSQEEVNKVMDLAKTAQKSWAKTPLWKRAELLHKAAAILKEHKAPIAECLVKEIAKPAKDSVTEVVRSGDLVSYTAEEGVRILGEGKFLVSDSFPGNERTKYCLTSKIPLGVVLAIPPFNYPVNLAVSKIAPALIAGNSIVLKPPTQGAVSALHLVHCFHLAGFPKGLINCVTGKGSEIGDFLTMHPGVNCISFTGGDTGIAISKKAGMIPLQMELGGKDACIVLEDADLDLVAANIIKGGFSYSGQRCTAVKVVLVMESVADSLVEKVKAKVAKLTVGPPEDDCDITPVVSESSANYIEGLVKDAKEKGATFCQEYKREGNLIWPLLLDNVRPDMRIAWEEPFGPVLPVLRINSVEEGIHHCNASNFGLQV, from the exons ATGGCTGGGACTGGGTTGTTTGCAGAGATTTTGGATGGAGAGCATGTGTACAAGTACTATGCGGATGGGGAATGGAAGAAGTCAACTTCTGGGAAAACTGTTGCTATCATCAACCCAACTACAAGAAAGACTCAGTACAAGGTTCAAG CCTGTTCACAAGAAGAGGTAAATAAGGTCATGGATTTGGCAAAAACTGCACAGAAATCATGGGCAAAGACTCCACTTTGGAAGAGAGCAGAACTCCTTCACAAGGCAGCTGCTATCCTCAAAGAGCATAAAGCCCCAATTGCTGAATGCCTTGTAAAAGAAATCGCAAAGCCAGCTAAAGATTCAGTAACTGAG GTTGTGAGGTCTGGGGACCTGGTTTCTTACACTGCTGAAGAAGGGGTTAGGATTCTGGGGGAGGGAAAGTTCTTGGTCTCTGATAGTTTCCCTGGAAATGAGAGAACCAAGTACTGCCTCACTTCTAAG ATTCCACTTGGGGTGGTTTTAGCCATTCCCCCATTTAACTATCCTGTCAACCTTGCTGTGTCAAAGATTGCTCCTGCACTGATAGCTGGAAACTCCATTGTGCTCAAGCCTCCAACTCAG GGTGCTGTTTCTGCTCTCCATTTGGTGCATTGCTTTCACTTGGCTGGTTTTCCCAAGGGTCTTATAAACTGTGTCACTGGGAAAGGCTCTGAGATTGGAGACTTCCTTACTATGCATCCTGGGGTGAACTGCATAAG CTTCACTGGTGGAGACACAGGAATTGCAATTTCAAAAAAGGCAGGCATGATTCCTCTTCAGATGGAATTGGGAGGAAAGGATGCCTGCATTGTACTTGAGGATGCTGACCTAGATTTGGTAGCAGCAAACATAATAAAGGGGGGCTTTTCTTACAG TGGCCAAAGATGCACAGCTGTTAAGGTTGTCTTGGTGATGGAATCTGTGGCTGATTCCTTGGTTGAGAAAGTGAAGGCTAAAGTGGCAAAATTGACTGTTGGGCCACCTGAGGATGACTGTGATATCACTCCAGTGGTGTCAGAGTCATCTGCCAATTACATTGAAGGATTGGTTAAGGATGCTAAAGAAAAAGGAGCTACATTTTGCCAAGAGTACAAAAGAGAGGGCAACCTTATCTGGCCTTTGTTGTTAGATAATGTAAGGCCTGATATGAGGATTGCATGGGAAGAACCATTTGGACCAGTTCTGCCAGTTCTTAGGATCAATTCTGTAGAAGAAGGAATCCACCATTGCAATGCTAGCAATTTTGGACTCCAGgtataa